A single window of Solea solea chromosome 9, fSolSol10.1, whole genome shotgun sequence DNA harbors:
- the amh gene encoding muellerian-inhibiting factor gives MLFVTLCWTWLCVAPDVSHGQQRIQDHNPTMKGDTVSPPGPLDSPCYVDDVFAALREAAGNDGELLHNSFTLFGICTPSDNSLESVLQELAKAASRNQRIGLEVLHPTGVLVGENDRGTLMLTFDLPQSPLLRLSPVLLLTFESLLKAEDLDATFTSQSLQPNTQSVCISGETRHILLSGKASEGNDSQRWTISVETKSPHMKQNLKDVLIGEKSGSNANITPLLLLTVRNDARHVSASSSASSQTFTFLCELKRFLVDVLPQDKPLSPQLMLGSLQSLPPLSLGLSSSETLLAELINSSSPTIFSFRKLGSTPQLPHGQLALSPALLEEIGQRLDQSGLQVMELIREEEVGPRATARLGRLKELGALEKKEPTAGESQYRAFLLLKALRTVAQAYELRVGQRTTRADSDNPVRANVCGLRSLTVSLERFVLGPNTAVINNCRGSCAFPMVNTINHAVLLNSHIENVNADERAPCCVPVAYEALEVVDLNEHGTYLSIKPSVIAKECGCR, from the exons ATGTTGTTTGTGACACTGTGCTGGACCTGGCTCTGTGTGGCCCCGGATGTCTCACATGGACAGCAGCGGATCCAGGACCACAATCCCACAATGAAAG GAGACACAGTGTCTCCTCCCGGCCCCCTGGATTCACCGTGCTACGTGGACGACGTATTTGCAGCGCTGCGTGAAGCCGCGGGGAACGACGGTGAACTCTTGCACAACAGTTTTACTCTGTTTGGGATCTGCACACCATCTGACAACTCATTAGAGTCAGTCTTGCAGGAGCTTGCCAAGGCAGCGAGCAGAAACCAGAGAATTGGATTAGAGGTTTTGCATCCAACTGGAG tTCTTGTAGGGGAAAATGACAGAGGGACACTCATGTTGACATTTGACCTCCCACAGTCTCCTTTGCTCAGGCTGAGCCCTGTACTGCTGTTGACATTTGAAAGTCTGCTCAAAGCAGAAGACCTGGACGCCACTTTCACCAGTCAGTCTCTGCAGCCTAACACACAG TCTGTGTGCATTTCAGGAGAGACACGGCACATCCTGCTGTCAGGAAAAGCATCGGAGGGCAACGACAGTCAGAGATGGACCATTTCTGTTGAGACAAAATCCCCTCATATGA AGCAGAACTTAAAAGACGTCCTTATTGGCGAAAAATCCGGAAGTAACGCCAACATAACTCCACTTCTGCTCTTGACTGTGAGAAACGATGCAAG ACATGTTTCCGCTTCGTCCTCTGCATCCTCGCAGACCTTCACTTTCCTCTGTGAACTGAAGCGGTTCCTGGTGGACGTCCTGCCTCAGGACAAACCTTTGTCCCCTCAGCTCATGCTGGGCTCTTTACAGTCCTTGCCTCCTCTGTCACTGGGCTTATCCTCCAGTGAGACACTGTTGGCTGAACTGATCAACTCCTCATCCCCCACCATCTTCTCCTTCAGGAAATTGGGCTCCACGCCTCAGCTGCCTCATGGACAGTTGGCCCTGTCTCCTGCTCTATTGGAGGAGATCGGGCAGAGGTTGGATCAGAGTGGGTTGCAGGTTATGGAGTTAATAAGAGAAGAGGAGGTGGGTCCCAGGGCCACAGCAAGGCTGGGGAGACTCAAGGAACTTGGTGCATTAGAGAAGAAGGAACCTACGGCAG GAGAGAGCCAGTACCGCGCCTTTCTTCTGCTGAAAGCCCTGCGGACAGTGGCACAGGCATATGAGCTGCGAGTAGGTCAGCGCACCACCAGAGCAGACTCCGATAACCCAGTGAGGGCCAACGTCTGTGGGCTGAGGAGCCTCACGGTCTCCCTTGAAAGGTTCGTTCTTGGTCCAAACACAGCTGTCATTAACAACTGCCGCGGCTCTTGTGCGTTCCCCATGGTCAACACCATCAACCACGCCGTCCTGCTCAACTCCCACATCGAGAACGTGAACGCAGATGAGCGTGCGCCATGCTGTGTGCCTGTGGCCTATGAAGCCCTTGAGGTGGTGGATTTGAATGAACATGGCACTTATCTCTCCATTAAACCCAGTGTGATCGCAAAAGAGTGTGGATGCCGCTAA